Proteins encoded in a region of the Misgurnus anguillicaudatus chromosome 9, ASM2758022v2, whole genome shotgun sequence genome:
- the LOC129424334 gene encoding actin-binding protein WASF3: MPLVKRTIEPRHLCRGALPDGVTNELECVTNSTLAAIIKQLGGLSRHAEDIFGELFNEANSFYMRMNSLQERVDLLAVKVTQLDSTVEEVSLQDINMRKAFKSSTIQDQQAVTRNSIPNPVMEVYQRCDKPPPLNILTPYRDDKKDGLKFYTDPSYFFNLWKEKMLQATENKRKEKRRQKQEQKHTEDPTREVKKVRKARNRRQEWNMMAYDKEFRPDTRLTPSPYHGMSSEGSLSPDRSGMSDEHSYPASPNHPQDTGGAGGDGKDTGPAQTQSLDRAYRPPASSSAAARQHSLGRVQAHHGPLPDSSLNGPRPTAAKEYSGHQLPEHFVPPAPPPPPPLIPSSQTAFDSTSGPPSLAPGTVANLTRPYSPSPPPAPSSAYTSSPSHPVMGGPPVAPPPPPPGPPTHAPSPARVTHPSGESTLPRKGQVPLIPMSDARSDLLAAIRRGIQLRKVQEQREQEAKKEPVGNDVATILSRRIAVEYSESDEDSEPEENEWSD; this comes from the exons ATGCCTCTTGTGAAGAGAACCATCGAGCCCAGGCATCTGTGCCGGGGAGCCCTGCCTGACGGAGTGACCAATGAGCTGGAGTGCGTTACAAACAGCACGCTGGCGGCCATCATCAAACAGCTCGGAGGACTGA GTCGACATGCTGAGGACATATTTGGAGAGCTGTTTAATGAAGCCAACAGCTTCTACATGCGCATGAACAGTTTACAAGAGCGCGTCGATCTGCTGGCGGTGAAGGTCACACAGTTGGACTCCACAGTGGAGGAGG TCTCGCTACAGGACATCAACATGCGAAAGGCATTCAAGAGTTCCACCATCCAGGACCAACAGGCGGTTACCAGAAACTCTATTCCTAATCCTGTCATGGAGGTGTACCAGCGCTGTGACAAACCACCTCCTCTAAACATCCTCACACCATACAG GGATGACAAAAAAGATGGGTTAAAATTTTACACCGATCCATCCTACTTCTTTAACCTTTGGAAGGAAAAGATGCTACAGGCCACAGAAAACAAGAGGAAGGAGAAACGTAGACAGAag CAAGAACAAAAACATACGGAAGATCCCACTCGTGAGGTCAAGAAAGTTCGTAAAGCTCGTAACCGCCGTCAAGAGTGGAACATGATGGCGTATGATAAGGAGTTCCGTCCGGACACTCGTCTAACACCCTCTCCTTACCACGGCATGTCCTCTGAGGGCTCACTGTCACCTGATAG GTCTGGTATGTCGGATGAACACTCGTACCCGGCTAGTCCTAACCACCCACAGGACACTGGTGGAGCAGGGGGTGACGGGAAAGACACGGGCCCCGCACAGACTCAGTCACTGGACCGAGCGTATCGGCCCCCAGCATCATCCTCGGCAGCAGCTCGACAGCATTCTTTGGGTCGTGTGCAGGCACACCACGGACCTCTGCCAGACTCTTCTCTCAACGGACCACGCCCAACAGCTGCCAAAGAATACAG CGGCCATCAACTACCTGAGCATTTTGTCCCACCTGCACCTCCTCCACCCCCACCCCTCATTCCCTCATCTCAGACTGCATTTGACAGCACATCTGGACCTCCATCATTGGCCCCGGGTACCGTTGCTAACCTCACACGGCCTTATAGCCCATCTCCTCCTCCTGCACCTTCTTCTGCCTACACCTCCTCCCCTTCACATCCTGTGATGGGCGGCCCACCGGTGGCCCCACCTCCTCCTCCGCCGGGCCCCCCCACCCATGCCCCGTCCCCAGCACGGGTCACACACCCATCTGGAGAGTCCACTCTACCCAGGAAGGGCCAGGTGCCACTTATCCCCATGAGCGATGCCCGCAGTGATCTGCTGGCTGCCATCCGGAGAG GCATCCAGCTGCGTAAAGTGCAAGAGCAGAGAGAGCAGGAGGCTAAGAAAGAGCCAGTAGGCAACGATGTGGCCACCATTCTGTCCCGACGCATCGCAGTCGaatacagcgaatcagacgaGGACTCTGAGCCAGAGGAGAACGAATGGTCCGACTGA